In the genome of Streptomyces sp. V2I9, one region contains:
- a CDS encoding ScbR family autoregulator-binding transcription factor, with product MTKQERAARTRQALIRSAAAVFEQHGYAQARLVLISSGAGVSTGALHFHFENKAALAQAVVAEASQGLRDLSAAIRRRTDNAPQALVDMSHALLGRLRDDPVSRAGFRLSCDGDKAAVPDLRLEWHHRVRELLDEAAVAGTLAEGVSREDAAAATVAVTAGFEALGRNDSVWLSPHALTGFWQLLLPRLVTPETLALMHPAGTGTGSSARGSALAVLAGSTAEPVKTD from the coding sequence GTGACCAAGCAGGAGCGCGCCGCCCGTACCCGGCAGGCCCTGATCCGCTCCGCCGCCGCCGTCTTCGAGCAGCACGGTTACGCGCAGGCGCGGCTGGTGCTGATCAGCTCCGGAGCGGGTGTCAGCACGGGTGCACTGCACTTCCACTTCGAGAACAAGGCCGCCCTGGCACAGGCCGTGGTGGCGGAGGCGTCCCAGGGGCTGCGCGACCTGTCGGCCGCGATCCGGCGCAGGACGGACAACGCCCCGCAAGCACTCGTCGACATGTCGCACGCTCTGCTGGGGCGGCTGCGGGACGACCCGGTGAGCCGGGCCGGGTTCAGGCTGAGCTGCGACGGGGACAAAGCCGCCGTCCCGGACCTGCGGCTGGAGTGGCACCACCGGGTGCGGGAACTGCTGGACGAGGCGGCCGTCGCCGGCACGCTCGCCGAAGGCGTCTCGCGGGAGGACGCGGCGGCGGCGACCGTCGCCGTCACGGCCGGGTTCGAGGCGCTCGGCCGGAACGACTCCGTGTGGCTGTCCCCGCACGCGCTCACCGGCTTCTGGCAGTTGCTGCTGCCCCGGCTCGTCACCCCGGAGACGCTGGCGCTCATGCACCCGGCAGGCACCGGTACGGGGTCCTCGGCCCGTGGTTCCGCCCTCGCGGTGCTCGCCGGGAGCACGGCGGAACCGGTGAAAACCGACTGA
- a CDS encoding NmrA family NAD(P)-binding protein, giving the protein MILVTGATGAVGREVAALLAAAGPVRILARRPERLRVTGDGVEVVAGAYADRRALDRALRDVTSTFLVTNSPTEPDDERVAEAAADAGVRHLVKLSMMAVEEPGADDFITRRLRENERTIRESGVPWTFVRPRTFMSNTLSWAPGIRSEGVVRALHGDAPVACVDPRDVAAVAVAALTGTGHEGKAYAVSGPEAITAREQTAELARVLGRPLRFEELGVDAARAALLAKYPLPVAEAFLESAERQRVGAKAEVTTAVRELTGRPARPYRVWSADHARSFAA; this is encoded by the coding sequence GTGATCCTCGTGACGGGTGCGACCGGAGCGGTGGGCCGCGAGGTCGCCGCACTGCTGGCGGCTGCCGGCCCCGTGCGGATTCTCGCGCGCCGCCCCGAACGGCTCAGGGTGACCGGGGACGGGGTCGAGGTCGTCGCGGGGGCGTACGCGGACCGGCGGGCCCTCGACCGGGCGCTGCGGGACGTCACCTCCACCTTCCTGGTGACGAACAGCCCCACCGAGCCGGACGACGAGCGGGTCGCCGAGGCGGCGGCCGATGCGGGCGTGCGCCATCTGGTCAAGCTGTCCATGATGGCGGTGGAGGAGCCGGGCGCCGACGACTTCATCACCCGGCGTCTGCGCGAGAACGAGCGGACGATCCGGGAATCGGGGGTTCCCTGGACGTTCGTCCGCCCCAGGACGTTCATGTCCAACACGCTGTCCTGGGCGCCCGGCATCCGGTCCGAAGGCGTGGTGCGCGCGCTCCACGGCGACGCGCCGGTCGCCTGTGTCGACCCGCGCGACGTCGCCGCCGTGGCCGTGGCCGCCCTCACCGGTACGGGGCACGAAGGCAAGGCGTACGCCGTGTCGGGGCCGGAGGCGATCACCGCGCGGGAGCAGACGGCCGAGCTCGCGCGGGTGCTGGGGCGGCCGCTGCGCTTCGAGGAACTGGGTGTGGACGCCGCGCGCGCTGCCCTGCTGGCGAAGTATCCGCTGCCCGTGGCCGAGGCGTTCCTGGAGAGCGCGGAGCGGCAGCGGGTGGGCGCCAAGGCGGAAGTCACCACCGCGGTCCGGGAGCTCACGGGCCGTCCGGCCCGGCCCTACCGCGTCTGGTCGGCCGATCACGCAAGGTCGTTCGCGGCGTGA
- a CDS encoding ScbA/BarX family gamma-butyrolactone biosynthesis protein has protein sequence MPEAAVLIDPVPVMDAEAEVAHPVGIDMVHRTRSEDAFPRNWMRLAHDRFSVTAVLPHDHVFFAPVGGDRHDPLLVAEAMRQSAMLAFHAGYGVPLGHHFLLSGLDFTCHQEHLRVGGAPAEVDVEVYCSDLKWRGGQPVAGRVAWTVHRDGGLAATGVGVTRFTRPEVYRRMRGDTPAAGISIPAAAPVPAALAGRSRTEDVVLSETGRDGQWDLRVDTRHPTLFQRPNDHVPGMLLLEAARQAAFLAVGPAGIVPARTVSRFHRYAEFASPCRIGAVVQPGTAADTVTVQVTGHQDGEPVFTAVLSGPRAHG, from the coding sequence ATGCCCGAAGCAGCAGTCTTGATCGATCCGGTGCCGGTCATGGATGCGGAGGCCGAAGTGGCGCATCCCGTGGGGATCGACATGGTGCACCGGACCCGGTCCGAGGACGCCTTTCCGCGCAACTGGATGCGCCTGGCGCACGATCGGTTCTCGGTGACGGCGGTCCTCCCGCACGATCACGTGTTCTTCGCCCCTGTCGGCGGCGACCGGCATGACCCGCTGCTGGTCGCCGAAGCGATGCGGCAGTCGGCGATGCTCGCCTTCCACGCCGGGTACGGCGTACCGCTGGGGCACCACTTCCTGCTGTCCGGCCTGGACTTCACGTGCCATCAGGAGCACCTGAGGGTCGGCGGCGCCCCTGCCGAGGTCGACGTGGAGGTGTACTGCTCCGACCTGAAGTGGCGCGGCGGACAGCCGGTGGCGGGGCGCGTCGCGTGGACGGTGCACCGCGACGGAGGACTGGCGGCGACGGGCGTGGGGGTGACCCGCTTCACCCGCCCGGAGGTGTACCGGCGTATGCGCGGCGACACCCCCGCCGCAGGTATATCGATACCGGCCGCTGCGCCCGTCCCCGCAGCCCTGGCGGGCCGGAGCAGGACCGAGGACGTGGTGCTGTCGGAGACCGGCCGGGACGGGCAGTGGGACCTGCGGGTGGACACCCGGCACCCGACGCTGTTCCAGCGCCCCAACGACCATGTTCCGGGCATGCTGCTGCTGGAGGCGGCTCGCCAGGCCGCCTTCCTCGCGGTGGGGCCCGCCGGCATCGTCCCGGCCCGGACCGTCAGCCGGTTCCACCGGTACGCCGAGTTCGCCAGCCCGTGCCGGATCGGGGCGGTGGTCCAGCCCGGAACGGCCGCAGATACGGTGACGGTCCAGGTGACCGGGCATCAGGACGGCGAACCGGTGTTCACCGCGGTCCTGTCCGGCCCGCGGGCCCACGGCTGA
- a CDS encoding endo alpha-1,4 polygalactosaminidase yields the protein MPHHAVRPLLRRKRALAALAGGAAAAAGAGLLLSHAAVTGSAADAAPEVVPPTAHVRFDYQLGGAYPPPAGVAAVSRDRGAEPADGLYNVCYVNAFQAQPDALDWWRENGPDLLLRDADGEPVEDDAWGEALLDTSTAAKRTRLAEIVGDWIDGCATSGFQAVEPDNLDSYERSDGLLTPAHNAAFAELLADRAHAAGLAIGQKNTTDLLERRKEIGFDFAVVEECGRYGECGDFASAYDDRVFVVEYTDRDFAKACASVGAEVSVVRRDLGVLPAGRPGHVYRVC from the coding sequence ATGCCCCACCACGCCGTCCGCCCTCTGCTCCGCCGCAAGCGCGCCCTCGCCGCCCTCGCCGGCGGGGCCGCGGCCGCGGCCGGGGCGGGACTACTCCTGTCCCACGCAGCCGTCACGGGCTCCGCGGCCGACGCGGCGCCCGAGGTCGTGCCGCCCACGGCGCATGTGCGCTTCGACTACCAGCTCGGGGGCGCGTACCCCCCGCCCGCCGGGGTCGCGGCGGTCTCCCGTGACCGTGGCGCCGAGCCGGCGGACGGCCTCTACAACGTCTGTTACGTCAACGCCTTCCAGGCCCAGCCCGACGCACTGGACTGGTGGCGGGAGAACGGCCCCGACCTGCTGCTGCGCGACGCCGACGGCGAGCCGGTCGAGGACGACGCGTGGGGCGAGGCCCTGCTCGACACCTCCACCGCGGCCAAGCGCACCCGCCTGGCGGAGATCGTCGGCGACTGGATCGACGGCTGTGCCACGTCCGGCTTCCAGGCGGTGGAGCCGGACAACCTCGACTCCTACGAGCGGTCCGACGGCCTGCTGACCCCGGCGCACAACGCGGCGTTCGCCGAGCTCCTGGCGGACCGCGCGCACGCCGCCGGGCTGGCGATCGGCCAGAAGAACACCACCGACCTGCTGGAGCGGCGGAAGGAGATCGGGTTCGACTTCGCCGTCGTCGAGGAGTGCGGCCGGTACGGCGAGTGCGGCGACTTCGCCTCCGCGTACGACGACCGGGTGTTCGTCGTCGAGTACACGGACCGCGACTTCGCCAAGGCGTGCGCGTCCGTGGGGGCGGAGGTGTCCGTGGTGCGCCGGGATCTCGGCGTCCTCCCGGCCGGCCGGCCGGGTCACGTGTACCGGGTCTGTTGA
- a CDS encoding VOC family protein yields the protein MTAPEQTTPVHGTPCWVSLMTRDLRAAQDFYGAVLGWTFRSGTLGEGFSVAHLGAVPVAGIGRIAPGLPTVVSWTPYFAVADVDTAAARVRERGGTIAVGPIRLGPGRGAVAADREGAGFGFWEGRTPPWSLGRDNAPASLELRTSHAFDSAIFYAEVFGWASEEPGGCDVGYACREDAVVVRQGGHTVATLRGGGDASSADPRLRPRWHVRFRVADLAAATATARAAGGSAGPPVDSPAEGTEAVIRDPEGGIFTVCAHPA from the coding sequence ATGACCGCGCCCGAGCAGACCACTCCCGTGCACGGCACTCCGTGCTGGGTCAGCCTCATGACACGGGACCTGCGGGCCGCCCAGGACTTCTACGGAGCGGTTCTCGGGTGGACGTTCCGCTCCGGCACTCTCGGCGAGGGGTTCTCCGTCGCCCACCTCGGCGCCGTCCCCGTGGCCGGCATCGGCCGGATCGCCCCCGGTCTGCCCACCGTCGTCTCCTGGACCCCGTACTTCGCCGTCGCGGACGTCGACACCGCCGCCGCACGGGTCCGTGAACGAGGCGGCACGATCGCCGTCGGCCCGATCCGGCTGGGCCCCGGCCGGGGAGCGGTGGCCGCCGACCGGGAAGGGGCCGGTTTCGGCTTCTGGGAGGGGCGTACACCGCCCTGGTCGCTCGGCCGCGACAACGCCCCGGCCTCCCTCGAACTGCGGACGAGCCACGCCTTCGACTCCGCGATCTTCTACGCCGAGGTGTTCGGCTGGGCGTCCGAGGAGCCCGGCGGATGCGACGTCGGCTACGCCTGCCGGGAGGACGCCGTCGTCGTCCGCCAGGGCGGTCACACCGTGGCCACCCTGCGCGGCGGCGGGGACGCGTCCTCGGCGGACCCCCGGCTGCGCCCGCGCTGGCACGTCCGCTTCCGCGTCGCGGACCTGGCAGCGGCCACCGCGACGGCCCGAGCGGCCGGCGGATCGGCCGGCCCGCCGGTGGACTCGCCCGCCGAGGGGACCGAAGCGGTGATCAGGGATCCCGAGGGCGGCATCTTCACGGTCTGCGCCCACCCGGCCTGA
- a CDS encoding DinB family protein, whose translation MISEQPKADLQRYLRSARDALLWKLEGLSEYDVRRPLTPTGTNLLGLVKHAAGVELGYFGETFDRRFADTPHAFSDDAEANEDMWARSDESREDVLALYRRVAEHADATIAALPLDAAGRVRWWPAERARVTLHQILVHVIADLQRHAGHADVVRELIDGSAGLQAGNDNIPPEDAAWWEEYRQRLEQAAREAEASG comes from the coding sequence ATGATCTCCGAGCAGCCGAAGGCTGATCTCCAGCGCTATCTGCGATCCGCCCGCGACGCTCTCCTGTGGAAGCTCGAAGGGCTCTCCGAGTACGACGTCCGCCGTCCTCTCACGCCGACGGGGACCAATCTCCTCGGGCTGGTCAAGCACGCCGCGGGGGTGGAGCTCGGGTATTTCGGCGAGACGTTCGACCGTCGGTTCGCCGACACGCCCCACGCGTTCTCGGACGACGCGGAGGCGAACGAGGACATGTGGGCGAGGTCGGACGAATCGCGCGAGGACGTCCTCGCGCTGTACAGGCGGGTGGCGGAGCACGCGGACGCCACGATCGCCGCGCTGCCCCTCGACGCTGCCGGCCGGGTGCGGTGGTGGCCCGCGGAGCGAGCGCGGGTGACGCTGCACCAGATCCTGGTCCATGTGATCGCGGACCTCCAGCGGCACGCGGGGCACGCCGATGTCGTACGGGAGCTCATCGACGGGTCGGCCGGGCTGCAGGCGGGCAACGACAACATTCCGCCGGAGGACGCAGCCTGGTGGGAGGAGTACCGGCAGCGTCTGGAACAGGCGGCGCGGGAGGCTGAAGCGTCGGGCTGA
- a CDS encoding 1-acyl-sn-glycerol-3-phosphate acyltransferase translates to MLSRIAAAVVPSLGHLTVTSDRATAPAAGSIIVANHTSLVDPGIVLAALRRLGVEPVVMATAGLWRIPVLGRLLERGGHVPVHRGTDRAAAALDTAALALRDGRHLLIYGEGRLPCRTDAAEAPPESFRSGLARLAHASGAPVVPLGQAGARRVSSGPCVKQISGFLTAPARRPRLHVHVGAPLHLPPEVGAATAAARAAVTAAWRTATHSIGEPAELADGDQPCGEGVSGGSRPGPRHPARSAR, encoded by the coding sequence GTGCTCAGCCGCATCGCAGCCGCCGTCGTGCCCTCGCTCGGACACCTCACGGTCACGTCCGACCGCGCCACGGCCCCGGCCGCCGGCAGCATCATCGTCGCCAACCACACCTCCCTGGTCGACCCGGGCATCGTCCTCGCCGCCCTGCGGCGCCTCGGCGTCGAGCCCGTCGTCATGGCCACCGCCGGCCTGTGGCGCATCCCGGTCCTCGGCCGTCTGCTGGAGCGCGGCGGCCACGTGCCCGTGCACCGCGGCACCGACCGGGCGGCGGCCGCGCTCGACACGGCGGCGCTCGCGCTCCGGGACGGCCGTCATCTGCTGATCTACGGCGAGGGCCGGCTGCCCTGCCGCACCGACGCGGCGGAGGCCCCGCCGGAGAGCTTCCGCAGCGGACTCGCCCGCCTCGCCCACGCGTCCGGAGCCCCCGTCGTACCGCTCGGTCAGGCGGGGGCTCGCCGAGTCAGCTCGGGCCCGTGCGTCAAGCAGATCTCCGGCTTCCTCACCGCCCCGGCCCGCCGCCCCCGGCTCCACGTCCACGTGGGGGCCCCGCTGCACCTGCCACCGGAGGTCGGGGCGGCGACCGCCGCAGCCCGCGCGGCCGTCACCGCCGCCTGGCGCACCGCCACGCACAGCATCGGCGAACCCGCGGAGCTCGCCGACGGGGACCAGCCCTGCGGAGAGGGAGTGTCCGGCGGATCCCGGCCGGGCCCGCGACACCCGGCACGATCCGCACGGTAG
- a CDS encoding DUF6630 family protein has translation MSDPHDADTVRASLARIASMLAPAHPGVAEEVLRAHDDPNGYVSAFEDRLEERGIDEPVDNLAWIALIDALTARGLLAEFDWKEDGEEIRAQLTALESRPSGDPWALFETTETSLPTYDFLHACGRHYREIGAALAVLDIDSDCYPVVGLRAARADELTALADRAGFTVEHLGAGHSGP, from the coding sequence ATGTCCGACCCGCACGACGCCGACACCGTCCGCGCCTCCCTGGCCCGGATCGCCTCGATGCTCGCCCCCGCCCATCCCGGCGTCGCCGAGGAGGTGCTCCGAGCCCACGACGACCCGAACGGCTACGTGAGTGCCTTCGAGGACCGGCTGGAAGAACGGGGCATCGACGAGCCGGTGGACAATCTCGCCTGGATCGCGCTCATCGACGCGCTCACCGCTCGCGGGCTGCTCGCGGAGTTCGACTGGAAGGAGGACGGGGAGGAGATCCGGGCCCAGCTGACGGCGCTGGAATCGCGGCCTTCCGGGGACCCGTGGGCGCTCTTCGAGACCACGGAGACGTCCCTGCCGACCTACGACTTCCTGCACGCCTGCGGCCGCCACTACCGCGAGATCGGCGCGGCTCTGGCCGTTCTCGACATCGATTCCGACTGCTACCCGGTGGTGGGCCTGCGAGCAGCCCGTGCCGACGAGCTGACCGCGCTCGCCGACCGGGCCGGCTTCACCGTGGAGCACCTGGGCGCCGGGCACTCCGGACCGTGA
- a CDS encoding alpha/beta fold hydrolase, with protein sequence MTQFVLVAGAWLGAWAWRDVEPDLRAAGHGVHPLTLSGLADRQGTAAGQQTHVQDIVDEVERLGLHDVVLVGHSYSGIPVGQAAERIGDRLAHVVLVDSDVPADGESFLSGWPDGRTGVEAAIAANGGLWPPPTAADCADQGLGDEQIARLLGGATPHPGATLTEPATLARPLGLLPATYVKCLLDGPEPNPAVAELLTSERWKLVTLDTGHWPMFSQPRELARILLDATGRGV encoded by the coding sequence ATGACGCAATTCGTACTCGTGGCGGGGGCCTGGCTCGGAGCATGGGCCTGGCGCGACGTGGAGCCCGACCTGCGCGCGGCCGGGCACGGGGTGCACCCCCTGACCCTGTCCGGCCTCGCGGACAGGCAAGGGACGGCAGCGGGACAGCAGACGCACGTCCAGGACATCGTCGACGAGGTCGAACGCCTCGGCCTCCACGACGTGGTCCTGGTCGGGCACAGCTACTCCGGCATCCCGGTCGGACAGGCGGCCGAGCGGATCGGCGACCGGCTCGCCCACGTCGTTCTCGTCGACTCCGACGTCCCGGCCGACGGCGAGTCGTTCCTCTCCGGCTGGCCGGACGGCCGGACGGGCGTGGAGGCGGCCATCGCCGCCAACGGCGGGCTCTGGCCGCCGCCGACCGCCGCCGACTGCGCGGACCAGGGCCTCGGCGACGAACAGATCGCCCGGCTGCTCGGCGGTGCGACACCGCACCCCGGCGCCACCCTCACCGAACCGGCGACCCTGGCCCGCCCGCTGGGCCTGCTGCCGGCGACGTACGTCAAATGCCTGCTCGACGGGCCCGAGCCAAACCCCGCCGTGGCCGAGCTGTTGACGAGCGAGCGGTGGAAGCTCGTCACCCTGGACACCGGGCACTGGCCGATGTTCTCGCAGCCGCGCGAACTCGCCCGGATCCTGCTCGACGCCACCGGAAGGGGCGTGTGA
- a CDS encoding LLM class flavin-dependent oxidoreductase, with product MADAPGPAVGVLLPRDLPADQILPYARRAEALGFDAVWVVEDLGFRGGVAQAAAVLASTDRVRVGIGLLPAGARNVAFAALEIASLAQLFPGRVDVAVGHGMPHWMRSVGQWPRSPLTFLHEYVDALRALLRGELTRRHGQYVRLDDVRLDPSALPDVVPDILAGVRGPKSLAVSGEVADGTVLAEPVSPEYARTALGHIAADGRHRLVAYSVASVASDRAAALAAARPGLEWIGEPDWHPHIAPLPFADALAELRAGSASREEFAHRLPDDWVARLAVAGTPEEARGRLAGLRAAGVTDTVLAPVGPDPVGALESLASVIDSADTTATSGTTGSTGSPHITGTTGITGTIGTDRP from the coding sequence ATCGCCGACGCCCCCGGCCCGGCCGTAGGCGTTCTGCTGCCACGCGATCTGCCCGCCGACCAGATCCTCCCGTATGCGCGCCGGGCCGAGGCGCTGGGGTTCGACGCCGTGTGGGTGGTCGAGGATCTCGGTTTCCGCGGAGGAGTCGCGCAGGCCGCCGCCGTCCTGGCCTCCACCGACCGGGTCCGGGTCGGCATCGGTCTGCTGCCCGCCGGAGCCCGCAACGTGGCGTTCGCGGCGCTGGAGATCGCGTCCCTCGCCCAGCTCTTTCCCGGCCGGGTCGACGTCGCGGTGGGTCATGGCATGCCCCACTGGATGCGCAGTGTCGGCCAGTGGCCCCGGAGCCCGCTCACCTTCCTCCACGAGTACGTCGACGCGTTGCGGGCACTGCTGCGCGGCGAACTCACGCGGCGGCACGGCCAGTACGTGCGCCTCGACGACGTGCGGCTCGATCCGAGCGCGCTGCCCGACGTCGTACCGGACATCCTCGCCGGCGTCCGGGGCCCCAAGTCCCTGGCCGTATCCGGCGAGGTGGCCGACGGTACGGTCCTCGCGGAGCCGGTCTCCCCCGAGTACGCTCGGACGGCGCTCGGGCACATCGCCGCCGACGGCCGCCACCGTCTGGTCGCGTACAGCGTCGCCTCCGTCGCCTCCGACCGGGCCGCTGCCCTGGCCGCCGCCCGGCCGGGACTGGAGTGGATCGGCGAGCCCGACTGGCACCCGCACATCGCACCGCTCCCGTTCGCCGACGCGCTGGCCGAGCTGCGGGCCGGGAGCGCGAGCCGCGAGGAGTTCGCGCACCGCCTGCCCGACGACTGGGTGGCGCGGCTCGCGGTGGCCGGGACCCCCGAGGAGGCCCGTGGCCGCCTCGCCGGACTCCGGGCGGCCGGCGTCACCGACACCGTCCTCGCCCCGGTCGGCCCCGACCCGGTGGGAGCGCTGGAGTCGTTGGCCTCGGTAATCGACTCCGCAGACACCACCGCCACCTCTGGCACCACGGGCAGCACAGGAAGTCCTCACATCACTGGCACCACCGGCATCACAGGCACCATCGGCACCGACCGCCCCTGA
- a CDS encoding regulator, translating to MGNLPVVTTSFVGRDSELVSVERALRDHRLVTLTGSGGVGKSRLALRTAERARERYADGVWWADLSHLQDEELLATTVCDGVGLLDHSHRHPVAALAEWLSDRRLLLVLDCCDRIAGPCAQLVAELLAAAPGLTVLATSRVPLGTADERCVEVPPLSAGDDGGDAIRLFHERAAAVAPDLSLDDPGNATAVAEICRRLDGIPLAVELACAQLRVSSPREITGRLASRMENLTDDTVWPRRHRALRTTIGWSHELCAPLERLLWARLSVFRGVIMAADAEAVCAGGPLEAAAVAPVLERLADQSVLRRTGGGYRMLDTLREYGAMWLAELAEDVLISDRHARHFAHVAVQAYAGWLGPSQVLWYHRIADTHADLCAALDHLLAEDPEMAMEMAGCAGLFWSCCGHLHQARSYLERVLALPLSTGPHRTRALWALGITLTLQGDHESARRVGEECRVSAEGDGDPEAVLLATHSVSFTYLMMGRPLAAYSVSDRALLDHPGDPADAPSQLRCRVIRLFALSALGRLDEAYEEAMRLQRISLRFGEHWARAYADHQLALIHLLQGRPRHAESHARAMLAGKHELHDSLGIALGLDLLAGAIAAQGNGVAAARASGTGHTYWRMIGHPHRGTPELGAIREQWELRARQAAGDSAYELAYRRASADDAERGLAHALERGLPG from the coding sequence ATGGGCAACCTCCCCGTCGTGACAACCAGTTTCGTCGGCCGCGACAGCGAACTGGTCAGCGTCGAACGGGCACTTCGAGATCATAGGCTGGTCACGCTGACCGGCAGCGGCGGGGTCGGCAAGAGCCGGCTGGCCCTGCGCACAGCCGAGCGTGCCCGCGAGCGCTACGCGGACGGCGTCTGGTGGGCCGATCTCTCCCATCTGCAGGACGAGGAGTTGCTGGCCACCACGGTCTGCGACGGCGTCGGACTGCTGGACCACAGTCACCGCCACCCGGTGGCCGCGTTGGCCGAGTGGCTCTCCGACCGGCGGCTGCTCCTCGTCCTCGACTGCTGCGACCGGATCGCCGGCCCCTGTGCGCAACTCGTGGCCGAACTGCTCGCCGCGGCTCCGGGACTGACGGTGCTGGCCACCAGCCGGGTGCCGCTGGGCACGGCCGACGAGCGGTGCGTCGAGGTACCCCCGCTCTCCGCGGGGGACGACGGCGGTGATGCCATCCGCCTCTTCCACGAGCGCGCTGCCGCCGTGGCCCCGGACCTCTCGCTCGACGATCCCGGCAACGCGACCGCCGTCGCCGAGATCTGCCGGCGGCTCGACGGCATACCGCTCGCCGTCGAACTGGCCTGTGCCCAGCTGCGCGTCAGCAGCCCCCGGGAGATCACCGGGCGGCTGGCCTCCCGGATGGAGAATCTCACCGACGACACCGTCTGGCCCCGCCGCCACCGTGCCCTGCGCACCACGATCGGCTGGAGCCACGAACTGTGCGCTCCGCTGGAGCGGCTGCTGTGGGCGCGGCTCTCCGTCTTCCGCGGGGTCATCATGGCCGCGGATGCGGAGGCGGTGTGCGCGGGCGGCCCGCTGGAGGCCGCGGCGGTCGCCCCGGTCCTGGAGCGCCTGGCCGACCAGTCGGTGCTCCGGCGGACCGGGGGCGGCTACCGGATGCTGGACACACTGCGCGAGTACGGTGCGATGTGGCTCGCCGAGCTGGCCGAGGACGTGCTCATCTCGGACCGGCACGCGCGGCACTTCGCCCACGTCGCCGTGCAGGCGTACGCGGGTTGGCTCGGGCCGTCGCAGGTCCTCTGGTACCACCGGATCGCCGACACCCACGCGGATCTGTGCGCGGCCCTGGACCATCTGCTGGCCGAGGACCCGGAGATGGCGATGGAGATGGCCGGCTGCGCAGGTCTGTTCTGGAGCTGTTGCGGCCATCTGCACCAAGCCCGTTCGTATCTGGAACGGGTGCTCGCCCTGCCGCTGTCCACCGGACCGCACCGCACCCGCGCGCTCTGGGCCCTGGGCATCACGTTGACCCTCCAGGGGGACCACGAGTCGGCACGCCGCGTCGGCGAGGAGTGCCGGGTTTCGGCCGAGGGTGACGGGGACCCCGAGGCGGTGCTCCTGGCGACCCACTCCGTGAGCTTCACCTATCTCATGATGGGCCGGCCGCTCGCCGCGTACTCGGTCAGCGACCGCGCCCTGCTCGACCACCCGGGCGACCCCGCCGACGCGCCCTCGCAGCTGCGCTGCCGGGTGATACGCCTCTTCGCCCTGTCCGCGCTGGGCCGGCTCGACGAGGCGTACGAGGAGGCCATGCGGCTCCAGCGGATCAGCCTGCGGTTCGGCGAGCACTGGGCACGGGCCTACGCGGATCACCAGCTCGCCCTCATCCACCTGCTCCAGGGCCGGCCCCGCCATGCCGAGAGCCATGCCCGAGCGATGCTCGCCGGCAAGCACGAGCTGCACGACAGTCTCGGCATAGCGCTCGGCCTCGATCTGCTGGCCGGGGCCATCGCCGCCCAGGGGAACGGAGTGGCCGCGGCCCGTGCCTCCGGTACGGGGCACACGTACTGGCGCATGATCGGCCACCCGCATCGCGGCACCCCGGAACTCGGGGCCATCCGCGAGCAGTGGGAGCTGCGGGCACGGCAGGCCGCGGGCGACTCGGCGTACGAGCTGGCCTACCGGCGCGCCTCGGCGGACGACGCCGAACGCGGACTGGCGCACGCGTTGGAGCGCGGTCTCCCCGGATGA
- a CDS encoding GNAT family N-acetyltransferase, with the protein MTIISRLRADHAEALLAFERENRAYFAASIPDRGDLYFAEFAERHRVLLAEQDAGLHHLHLVEDGDGGVLGRINLVEVRDGSAELGYRMAEKAAGRGLATRAVRQICLLAVREYGLTALRAETTLDNAGSRAVLARAGFEPVEDVMFGDRPGHRYALDLSGGVPSAR; encoded by the coding sequence ATGACCATCATCAGCCGCCTCCGTGCCGATCATGCCGAGGCTCTGCTCGCCTTCGAACGGGAGAACCGGGCCTACTTCGCCGCCTCCATCCCCGACCGGGGCGACCTGTACTTCGCCGAGTTCGCCGAACGCCACCGCGTCCTGCTCGCCGAACAGGACGCCGGGCTGCACCACCTCCACCTCGTCGAGGACGGCGACGGCGGCGTCCTCGGCAGGATCAACCTCGTCGAGGTGCGGGACGGTTCGGCCGAGCTGGGCTACCGGATGGCGGAGAAGGCGGCGGGACGAGGGCTGGCCACCCGGGCGGTGCGCCAGATCTGTCTCCTGGCGGTCCGGGAGTACGGGCTCACGGCCCTGCGCGCCGAGACGACGCTGGACAACGCGGGCTCCCGCGCGGTGCTGGCGCGCGCGGGGTTCGAGCCGGTGGAGGACGTCATGTTCGGCGACCGCCCCGGCCACCGGTACGCCCTGGACCTGAGCGGGGGCGTCCCCTCGGCGCGCTGA